One region of Aminobacterium colombiense DSM 12261 genomic DNA includes:
- a CDS encoding MurR/RpiR family transcriptional regulator — MWGSINNEELNFIIFLKGGKLFMINSESVSVLDQLKKISSSLSPKLRKLAEYVAGNYVKSAFMNAATLAYNSGVSESTVTRFVAILGYSGYSDFQSACQAMVQNHISTLEKYPLDASGKSSLDIYRQVMSMEAQMLSRASEIISKDVMDTIVDLIYEASDVVIVGTVANVCLAEYANYFLSILGPNVHKITRLDIESLMKIRKMPPKTVAMVFSFPRYSKPTQDILEYLKAKEIPIIGFTDSVASPIIPFIKYPLIIPQQYITFIDPFGAVMALIHALFTGVYLKDKDASQNKVKQFDSYCKSQNFLIRKEINVVDLI; from the coding sequence ATGTGGGGTAGTATAAATAATGAAGAGCTAAATTTCATTATATTTTTAAAAGGTGGAAAATTATTCATGATAAATTCGGAAAGTGTTTCCGTTCTTGATCAATTAAAGAAAATCTCATCGTCTTTAAGTCCTAAACTAAGAAAATTGGCAGAATACGTTGCTGGAAATTACGTAAAAAGCGCATTTATGAATGCTGCAACTTTGGCATATAACTCTGGAGTAAGTGAATCTACTGTAACGAGGTTCGTAGCGATTCTGGGATATTCAGGATATTCCGATTTTCAGTCAGCATGTCAGGCTATGGTTCAAAACCATATTTCAACCCTTGAAAAATACCCACTAGATGCTTCAGGGAAAAGTAGCCTAGACATATACCGTCAAGTGATGTCAATGGAAGCTCAAATGTTAAGCAGGGCTTCTGAGATAATTTCGAAAGATGTTATGGATACTATCGTTGATTTAATATATGAAGCTTCTGATGTGGTCATTGTTGGAACAGTAGCTAATGTTTGTCTTGCTGAATATGCTAATTATTTTCTTAGCATCCTTGGCCCGAACGTTCACAAAATAACCCGGTTGGATATTGAAAGTTTAATGAAAATTCGGAAAATGCCGCCCAAAACAGTGGCAATGGTTTTCAGTTTCCCACGATATTCCAAGCCTACACAAGATATTCTTGAATACCTAAAAGCAAAAGAAATCCCTATAATTGGTTTTACAGATAGCGTAGCTTCACCAATAATTCCTTTCATAAAGTACCCTCTAATAATTCCACAGCAGTACATTACTTTTATTGACCCATTTGGTGCGGTAATGGCTCTAATTCATGCGTTGTTCACAGGGGTCTATCTCAAGGACAAAGATGCTTCTCAAAATAAGGTTAAACAGTTTGACTCTTATTGTAAGTCTCAAAACTTTTTGATTAGGAAAGAGATTAATGTTGTCGATTTAATTTAA
- a CDS encoding ARPP-1 family domain-containing protein, which produces MVFSAMETLNKFEIGEIQDKKTKKRITKERARLFLQSIVEAEETKHPSVSCGHDYRYEGTQVIASALVGGKELIHLTAFSIDQSSSLSKKTKRRLTRYRNRMELRRFNNE; this is translated from the coding sequence ATGGTTTTTTCGGCGATGGAAACATTAAACAAATTTGAGATTGGCGAAATACAGGATAAGAAAACCAAAAAAAGAATAACTAAAGAACGTGCCAGGCTTTTTTTACAATCCATCGTTGAAGCTGAGGAAACAAAACATCCTTCTGTAAGCTGCGGACACGACTATCGCTACGAAGGAACACAAGTAATAGCCTCTGCTCTCGTTGGGGGAAAGGAACTTATTCATCTGACTGCTTTTTCTATCGATCAAAGCAGCTCTCTCAGCAAAAAAACCAAGAGAAGGCTGACACGTTATCGAAACAGGATGGAACTGAGGAGGTTCAACAACGAGTAG